The Acidimicrobiales bacterium nucleotide sequence ACGTCGACCTTCGCCGCCACCGGGGCGGCGGCTCCATTGGCCTCGATGCTGTCGACCGTCTCGTCGAGCTCGGTGCGGGTCCGGGCGCAGATGGCCACCGACGCACCACCCGACGCGAGGAACTCAGCGGTGGCGCGCCCGATTCCCCGGGCCCCGCCCGTGACGATGCCGACGACTCCCTCGAGCGACCCGGCCGTCACCGGACATGCGTGTGCCGAAGGTCGATCGCCTCGAGCGGGACGATGCTGTCGACGACGACCTCGTCGTCGACGGCGACCGCGGCGCGTGCGGCCCGTGCGGCGCGGCGGGGGACCGGCGCCGGGATGCGGCACAGCCGGAAGCGGCCACAGGCGAGCAGCCACGTGGGGGGATCGGCGAACAGTCGCACCTTCTTGCCCTGCTGGAAGGAGCGGGCCTGGTAGGTGATGGGGATCTCGACCGGCTTGTAGCCGCGACGGATCAGCTTGCCCAGCAGCTCCCAGTCGAAGTCGAACCGGTCGCTGACCAGGGGGAGGCCCTCGGTGCACTCGGCCCTGAACACCTTGAACATCGTGAACGGGTCCCGGAGGCGCACGCCGTAGGTGACGTCGAACAGGGCGGTGAAACCCCAATGGGCCACGTTGAGGAGCGCGACCTTGAGGCGCTGGTCCTCGACCACCCGCATCCGCCGGCCGGGCACGTGTCGGCACCCGAGGACGAAGTCGTGCGCACCGCTCAGGATGGGATCGAGCAGGAGCGGGTACTCGCTGATCCGGTACTCGAGGTCGCCGTCCTGGATGATGACGATGTCGCCGGTGGCGGCGGCCAGACCGGCCCGGACGGCGTTGCCCTTCCCCATGGCGACGTCCTGGAGGACGAGCCGGACAGCCGGATGCTCGGCTCCGTACCGCTGCACGATGGCGCGCGAGCCGTCTTTCGAGTTGCTCTCGACGATCACTATCTCGAGCTCGACGGGCGCGTACTCGAAGGCGAGCAGCTCGTCGAGGACGGCGGACACCGTCCCTGCCTCGTTGTACACGGGAACGATGACGCTGACCCGTGTGCGCGGCGTCATGGGCTTCCGGAGAAAGCGGTTGTGGACGGCTTCATCAGCCATTTGATCTCCGGCTCGCCAGGTGGAAGGGGGGCCCACGGGGACGGCGGCACTCTAGACCAGTCGTGTCCGGAATCAGCGAATCCCACACACTCGATTGCTCGGCAGGGGCCGTAGCCTGGAACGCCGTGAGCCTGCGCTCGCTCCCTCCTCTTCTCCGCAACGACCCCACGCTGGCCGCCCTCGCCGGGCGGAGCGCGGCCGTGCTGGCCGTGCCCGAGCCGGCGCGGGCCTTCGCGGTGGCCGGGCTGGCGCACCTGTCGCAGCGCCACCCCCTCGTCGTCGCCATGCCGACGGCCACCGACGCCGAGCGGCTGGCCGCCGACGTGCGCACGTTCCTGGGGGACGACCAGGTCGACGTCTTCCCGGCATGGGAGACGCTGCCGTTCGAGCGGGTGAGCCCGAGCGTGGAGACCATGGGCCGCCGCCTGCGCGCCATGTGGCGGCTGCGCAATCCCCACCGCGCCCCCCGGGTCCTCGTGGCCCCGGTGAAGGCCCTCGTGCAGCGGCTCGGCCCGCACGTCGAGGAGGCCGAACCCACCATCGTCTCCCCCGGGGACCAGGTCGAGGCCGACGACCTCGTGCACCGGCTGGTCGGCGCCGGGTACCGGCGCGAGTACCAGGTCGAGCACCGGGGCGAGGTGGCGGTGCGGGGATCGATCGTCGACGTGTTCCCGTCCACCGCCGACGTCCCGGTGCGCATCGACCTGTGGGGCGACGAGGTCGACCGCCTCACCGAGTTCGCCGTCGCCGACCAACGGTCCACCGTCGACATCGTGTGCGCCGAGATCTTCGCCTGCCGCGAGCTCCTCCCCACCCGTGAGGTGCGCGAGCGGGCGGGCCGGCTGGTCGCGGTCGAGCCGTGGGGGCGGGAGCAGTGGGAGCGGCTCGCCGAGGGCCTGGTGTTCGACGGCATGGAGTCGTGGCTCCCGTGGCTCACCGAGGGCGAGCACCTGCTGCCGGACCTGATCGGCGACGACGCCCAGGTCCTGCTCGTCGAGCCCCGCCGCATGCGGGACCGGGCGGCCGAGCTGCTCGACGAGGAGGCCGCCCTGGCCGGCACCCTGGCCGGCACGTGGGGAGCGGGCGACAGGAGCTTCCCCCCGCTGCACCTCCCGTTCGAGCGCCTCCTGGCCCACACGAGGGCACCGGCATGGTCGGTCACGCCTGCGGCCGAAGGCCCGGGCACGGCGGTCCTCCAGGCCACCGGCTGGGACCCCGTCGTCGGTGACGGCACGCGCCTGGCCAAGCAGCTCACCGACCTGGCCGGCGACGGCTTCCGGATCATCGCGGCGGCCGACGGCGAGGGCACCGCGGCGCGCATCACGTCCCGCCTCCGCGACGAGGGTGTGGTGGGCGCCGAGGTGGTCGTGGCCCCGCTCGAGCGCGGCTTCATCCTCCCCACCCTCAAGCTGGCCGTGCTGGGCGAGAGCGATCTCACCGGCCGCCGCCGGGCCCACCGCCGTCCGAGGCCCCGGGCCCGGGCCACCGAAGGGTTCTTCGACGACCTGCAACCCGGCGACTACGTCGTCCACCACTCCCACGGCGTGGCCCGCTACGGCGGCATGGTGAAGCGCACCATGGGCGGGGCCGAGCGGGATTACCTCATGCTCGAGTACCGCGGCGGCGACCGCCTGTACGTGCCGTCCGACCAGATCGACCTCGTGCGTCCCTACACCGGGGGGGAGTCGCCCACGCTCAACAAGCTCGGAGGGGTCGACTGGGGTCGGAGCAAGGCCAGGGTCCGCGCCGCCGTGCGCGAGATCGCCCAGGAGCTGATCGTGCTGTACCGCCGGCGGGTCACGACCCCCGGGTTCGCCTTCGAGACGGACACCCCGTGGCAGCACGAGCTGGAGCAGGCCTTCCCGTACACCGAGACGCCCGACCAGCTCAAGGCCATCGCCGAGGTCAAGGCCGACATGGAGGACCCCTCGCCCATGGACCGCCTGGTCTGCGGCGACGTGGGGTTCGGCAAGACCGAGGTCGCCATCCGGGCCGTGTTCAAGGCCGTGCAGGCGGGCAAGCAGGCCGCCGTCCTCGTGCCCACCACCCTGCTGGCCCAGCAGCATTTCGCCACCTTCTCCGACCGCTTCGCCGGCTACCCCGTGCGCGTCGAGGTGCTCAGCCGCTTCCTGACCGCCCAGGAGGCCAAGAAGGTGACCCTGGGCCTGAAGGACGGCACGGTCGACGTCGTCATCGGCACCCACCGCCTCCTCAGCGGCGACATCGCCTTCAAGGACCTGGGGCTGCTGGTGGTGGACGAGGAGCAGCGCTTCGGCGTCACCCACAAGGAGAACATCAAGAAGCTCCGCGCCGAGGTCGACGTGCTGACCCTCACGGCCACGCCCATCCCCCGCACGCTGGAGATGAGCCTCACCGGGATCCGCGACCTCACCCTGCTCAACACGCCGCCGGCGGACCGCCAGCCCATCCTCACCTACGTGGGCGAGTACGACGAGCGGGCGGTGGCCGAGGCCCTGCGGCGCGAGCTGCTGCGCGAGGGCCAGGTCTTCTTCGTGCACAACAGGGTGGCCGACATCGAGCACGTGGCCCGCGACCTCAGGCACCTGGTGCCCGAGGCCCGCATCGCCGTGGCCCACGGCCAGATGGACGAAGGCACGCTGGAGAAGGTGGTCCTCGACTTCTGGGAGGGCGCCTACGACGTCCTCGTGTGCACCACCATCATCGAGTCCGGTATCGACATGCCGACGGTGAACACACTGGTGGTCGACCGGGCCGACCTGCTCGGCCTCGGCCAGCTGCACCAGCTGCGGGGACGGGTGGGACGGGCCGGCTCGCGGGCCTACGCCTACCTGTTCTTCCCGCCCGAGCGGGCGCTGTCCGAGCAGGCCTACGAGCGGCTCAAGACCATCGGCGAGCACACCGAGCTGGGGTCGGGGTTCAAGATCGCCATGCGCGACCTGGAGATCCGCGGCGCCGGCAACCTGCTGGGCGCCGACCAGACCGGCCACATCGCAGCCGTGGGCTACGACCTCTACGTCCAGCTGGTGAGCGAGGCGGTGGCCGAGCTGAAGGGCGAGAAGCCCCGCGAGCCGGCCGAGATCAAGCTCGACCTCCCGGTCGACGCCAACCTGCCGCCCGACTACGTGAGCCGGGAGGACCTCCGCCTGGAGGCCTACCGCCGGCTGTCCACCGTCACCACCCACGCCGAGGTGGACGACATCCGCGACGAGTGGCTCGACCGCTACGGCCCGCTCCCGCCGCCGGCCGAGGCGCTTCTGGCCGTGGGCCGCCTGCGGGCCGAGTGCGCCCGGACGGGGGTGCGCGAGGTCACCGTCTCCCGGGACGTGGCCCGCCTGTCGCCGCTGACCCTCAAGACCAGCCAGGCCATCCGCCTGCGCCGGCTGTTCCCCAAGGCCGTCCACAAGGAGGACATCGCCCAGCTGGTGGTGCCCCTCGTGCGGGGCGCCGCACCGGTGGACGCCGTCCTCGCCCTGCTGCACACGCTGGTCCCGCCCGGCGACGAGGCCACGGCCGCGCCTGCCTCGGCCTAACATCGGCGGCCGTGACCCGCATCGCCCGGTGGCAGACCGCGGCTCGCCCGGCGCACCCACCGGCGCCGGATCGCCGGCCCGGCCGCGGCGCGTGTCGAGGTGTGGGAAGGCTCGTCGTGCTGGTCGCCGCGCTGGCCGCGCTGGCGCTCAGCGCCTGCGGCTCGTTCACCACCTATGCGGCGGAGGTCAACGGCGAGCGCATCAGCCAGGCCGACCTCCGGCGCGAGCTCAACGCCATCCTCGACAACACGAAGTACCTCGACCGGGTCGACCAGAACTTCTCCGCCGGCAGCGGCGGCCAGGACAAGGTGCGGGGCGAGGGCGCAGGCACGTTCAACAGTGTCTTCGTGGCCGCCGTCCTCGACCGTCGCATCGGCTTCGCCCTCATTCACCAGGAGGTCGAGCGGCGGAAGCTGAAGGTGCCCACGGCCACCTTGGACGCCACGAGGAACGACCTCGAGCAGAACTACGGCAAGGACATCTTCCGGGCCTTCCCGAAGTCGTACCGGGAGGACCTGGTCCGCATCTTCGCCGAGCAGACAGTCCTGAAGGACGCGCTCGGCGGGGGGGCCATCGACGACGAGACCGTCCAGCAGTTCTACGAGGCCAACAAGGAAGCGTTCAACCAGACGTGCGTGCGCCACATCCTGGTGGCCACCGAGGCGGAGGCGGCGGCGGTCAAGGCCCGCCTCGACGCGGGGGAGGACTTCGCCGCCGTCGCCAAGGAGACGTCCACGGACAACCAGGGCGACCAGGGAGGCAGCGCGGCGAACGGGGGCGACCTCGGCTGCGTGGGCGCCGGCGCCGTCGTTCCCGAGTTCGAGCAGGCCATGAACGCCCTCCAGGTCGGCCAGATCAGCGGCCCGGTGAAGACCGACTTCGGGTACCACATCATCTCGGTGACCGACCGCAAGACGCTCTCGCTCGAGGAAGCGGCGCCCCAGATCCGCGCCAACCTCGAGCGCCAGCGGCCCGACCCGCTCCAGTCCTACGTCACCACGGCGCTCGAGAAGGCCACCATCAAGGTCAACCCGCGCTACGGCAGGTTCGTCAAGTCGCCCACACCGGGCGTCCGCGCCCCCAAGCTCCTCGACGCATCGTCCTCCACGTCGGTTCCGGAGCTGCCGGCCCCGCCCGACTCCGAGACGCCGCCCTCGTCCACGCCGTGATCCCCAGGGTCGTCGTGGCCGGTCTCGGGCCGGCCGGCCCCGAGCTGGTCACGGCCGCCACCACCGCCGCCGTCGGGCGCATTCCCGTGGCCTACCTGCGCACGACGCGCCACCCGGCCGCCATCGTGGCGCCGGCGGCGGCCAGCTTCGACGGGCTGTACGACCAGGCTGCCACGCTCGACGACGTCTACACCGGCATCGTCGACGCGCTGGTTGAAGCGGCGGCGGGCGCGCCCGACGGCGAGGTCCTCTACCTCGTCCCGGGCTCGCCGGCCGTGGCCGAGCGCACGGTGGAGCTGCTGCGCGCCGACGGCCGGATCGTGCTCGGGGTGCTCCCCGCCCTGTCGTTCCTCGACCTGGCCTGGGACCGCCTCGGCGTCGACCCGCTGGCTGCGGGCGCCCGGCTGGTGGACGGGCGCCGCTTCGCCGAGGAGGCGGCGGGAGAGCGCGGCCCGCTCCTGGTGGCCCAGTGCGACTCGGCCCTCGTGCTGTCGGACGTGAAGCTGGCCGTCGACGACCCGCCCGCCGCGGTCACCGTCCTCCAGCACCTGGGGCTCCCCGGCGAGTCGGTGCGCGAGGTGGCCTGGGACGACCTCGACCGCCTGATCGAGCCGGACCACCTGACGTCGCTGTGGATCCCCACGCTGGCCGCTCCCGTGGGTCGCGAGCTGCTGCGCTTCGCCGAGCTGGTGCGCACGTTGCGCCAGAGCTGCCCGTGGGACCGGGAGCAGACCCACGCCAGCCTCACACCCCACCTGCTCGAGGAGGCGTACGAGACGGTCGAGGCCATCGAGCACCTCGACGAGCCCGACGGCGTGGCCCACCTGGAGGAAGAGCTGGGCGACCTGCTGTTCCAGGTGTACTTCCACGCCACGCTGGCCACCGAGGAGGGCCAGTTCACGCTGGCCGACGTGGCCCGGGGCATCCACGACAAGCTCGTCCATCGCCACCCGCACGTGTTCGGCGACGTGCAGGCCGACACGGCCGGCCAGGTGGTGGCCAACTGGGACCGCATCAAGACGGCGGAGAAGGGCCGGGCGAGCGTAATGGAGGGCATCCCCTCGGCCCTGCCGTCGCTGCTGTACGCGGCCAAGGTGCAGCGCCGGGCGGCCTCGCTCGGCTTCGACTGGGAGTCGGTGGAGGGCGCCTACCCGAAGGTGTCGGAGGAGCTGGACGAGCTGCGGGAGGAGCCCTCGGAGGAGGAGCTCGGCGACCTGTTGTTCGCCGTCGTCAACGTGGCCCGCCATCTCGGCTTCGACCCGGAGGCCGCCCTGCGGGCGGCCACCGCCAAGTTCCGCGACCGGTTCACGGCCGTCGAGTCCCTGGCCCGCGCCAGGGCCCTGGATCTCAATGCCCTCGACCTGGCCGGCCTCGACGCCCTCTGGGAGGAGGTCAAGTCGGCAAGCCGCACTTTCGAGTAAATAGCTCGCCAAAATGGCGAGCTATTTCCTCGAGACGGCGGGTCTACGACGGCAGGAGCCCCAGCTGGCCCAGGACGTCCATCTGGTCGAAGTAGAAGTTGTGGCGGACGATCTGGCCGCTGCTGACGGTGGCGACGTCGACGGAGCGGACGCGGACCCGCTTGCCGGTGGCCGAGATGGTCTCGCCGGTCGGGGCGAGGAGCGGGCCGTCGTTGGTCCCCACGACCCAGCCCTCGTCGATGCCGGTGTCGCCCGACTCGTGTGCGGCTAAGGACTCCCACTGCAGGTCGGAGAAGGCGTCCATGAACGTGCCCAGGTACTTCACGATGTTCTCGCGGCCCTTGATCTCGCCCTCGTCGGGCGTGGTGATCACGGCGTTCGGTGCATACGTGGCGCCCAGGCCGTCCTTGTCGTGCGCCACCATGCACGCCGTCATGCGATCGATGGTCTTTCGTGCCTCACCCATTGCTTGCTCCTTTGCCGTTGTACGGGCTGTCAGGAAGAAGATACGGAAGGCGGCCCCGCCGATCTTCGGGACAACGACCCATTTCCGGCGGGCCGTCGTCATGGGTCATCCTGCCCATGCCGGGCTACTAGGCCAGGCCGTTCTCGTAGGCGTAGGCCGTGGCTGCCGCC carries:
- a CDS encoding glycosyltransferase family 2 protein, which encodes MADEAVHNRFLRKPMTPRTRVSVIVPVYNEAGTVSAVLDELLAFEYAPVELEIVIVESNSKDGSRAIVQRYGAEHPAVRLVLQDVAMGKGNAVRAGLAAATGDIVIIQDGDLEYRISEYPLLLDPILSGAHDFVLGCRHVPGRRMRVVEDQRLKVALLNVAHWGFTALFDVTYGVRLRDPFTMFKVFRAECTEGLPLVSDRFDFDWELLGKLIRRGYKPVEIPITYQARSFQQGKKVRLFADPPTWLLACGRFRLCRIPAPVPRRAARAARAAVAVDDEVVVDSIVPLEAIDLRHTHVR
- the mfd gene encoding transcription-repair coupling factor → MSLRSLPPLLRNDPTLAALAGRSAAVLAVPEPARAFAVAGLAHLSQRHPLVVAMPTATDAERLAADVRTFLGDDQVDVFPAWETLPFERVSPSVETMGRRLRAMWRLRNPHRAPRVLVAPVKALVQRLGPHVEEAEPTIVSPGDQVEADDLVHRLVGAGYRREYQVEHRGEVAVRGSIVDVFPSTADVPVRIDLWGDEVDRLTEFAVADQRSTVDIVCAEIFACRELLPTREVRERAGRLVAVEPWGREQWERLAEGLVFDGMESWLPWLTEGEHLLPDLIGDDAQVLLVEPRRMRDRAAELLDEEAALAGTLAGTWGAGDRSFPPLHLPFERLLAHTRAPAWSVTPAAEGPGTAVLQATGWDPVVGDGTRLAKQLTDLAGDGFRIIAAADGEGTAARITSRLRDEGVVGAEVVVAPLERGFILPTLKLAVLGESDLTGRRRAHRRPRPRARATEGFFDDLQPGDYVVHHSHGVARYGGMVKRTMGGAERDYLMLEYRGGDRLYVPSDQIDLVRPYTGGESPTLNKLGGVDWGRSKARVRAAVREIAQELIVLYRRRVTTPGFAFETDTPWQHELEQAFPYTETPDQLKAIAEVKADMEDPSPMDRLVCGDVGFGKTEVAIRAVFKAVQAGKQAAVLVPTTLLAQQHFATFSDRFAGYPVRVEVLSRFLTAQEAKKVTLGLKDGTVDVVIGTHRLLSGDIAFKDLGLLVVDEEQRFGVTHKENIKKLRAEVDVLTLTATPIPRTLEMSLTGIRDLTLLNTPPADRQPILTYVGEYDERAVAEALRRELLREGQVFFVHNRVADIEHVARDLRHLVPEARIAVAHGQMDEGTLEKVVLDFWEGAYDVLVCTTIIESGIDMPTVNTLVVDRADLLGLGQLHQLRGRVGRAGSRAYAYLFFPPERALSEQAYERLKTIGEHTELGSGFKIAMRDLEIRGAGNLLGADQTGHIAAVGYDLYVQLVSEAVAELKGEKPREPAEIKLDLPVDANLPPDYVSREDLRLEAYRRLSTVTTHAEVDDIRDEWLDRYGPLPPPAEALLAVGRLRAECARTGVREVTVSRDVARLSPLTLKTSQAIRLRRLFPKAVHKEDIAQLVVPLVRGAAPVDAVLALLHTLVPPGDEATAAPASA
- a CDS encoding peptidylprolyl isomerase, whose product is MGRLVVLVAALAALALSACGSFTTYAAEVNGERISQADLRRELNAILDNTKYLDRVDQNFSAGSGGQDKVRGEGAGTFNSVFVAAVLDRRIGFALIHQEVERRKLKVPTATLDATRNDLEQNYGKDIFRAFPKSYREDLVRIFAEQTVLKDALGGGAIDDETVQQFYEANKEAFNQTCVRHILVATEAEAAAVKARLDAGEDFAAVAKETSTDNQGDQGGSAANGGDLGCVGAGAVVPEFEQAMNALQVGQISGPVKTDFGYHIISVTDRKTLSLEEAAPQIRANLERQRPDPLQSYVTTALEKATIKVNPRYGRFVKSPTPGVRAPKLLDASSSTSVPELPAPPDSETPPSSTP
- the mazG gene encoding nucleoside triphosphate pyrophosphohydrolase; translated protein: MIPRVVVAGLGPAGPELVTAATTAAVGRIPVAYLRTTRHPAAIVAPAAASFDGLYDQAATLDDVYTGIVDALVEAAAGAPDGEVLYLVPGSPAVAERTVELLRADGRIVLGVLPALSFLDLAWDRLGVDPLAAGARLVDGRRFAEEAAGERGPLLVAQCDSALVLSDVKLAVDDPPAAVTVLQHLGLPGESVREVAWDDLDRLIEPDHLTSLWIPTLAAPVGRELLRFAELVRTLRQSCPWDREQTHASLTPHLLEEAYETVEAIEHLDEPDGVAHLEEELGDLLFQVYFHATLATEEGQFTLADVARGIHDKLVHRHPHVFGDVQADTAGQVVANWDRIKTAEKGRASVMEGIPSALPSLLYAAKVQRRAASLGFDWESVEGAYPKVSEELDELREEPSEEELGDLLFAVVNVARHLGFDPEAALRAATAKFRDRFTAVESLARARALDLNALDLAGLDALWEEVKSASRTFE
- a CDS encoding nuclear transport factor 2 family protein translates to MGEARKTIDRMTACMVAHDKDGLGATYAPNAVITTPDEGEIKGRENIVKYLGTFMDAFSDLQWESLAAHESGDTGIDEGWVVGTNDGPLLAPTGETISATGKRVRVRSVDVATVSSGQIVRHNFYFDQMDVLGQLGLLPS